agcattgttcttcctcatcagaaaggaagggaggaaatgcctgttcaccaagaaagcaaccttctatagtcttatttttttttccttttctgggcattttgccagccagtgacttgacttctgcatattctcttcacacccactttgcctccagatcctcccagccagcgcttggagtctgagattccaatgctgcttcccagcctcagggctttgggtgggggtggggctgctattcagtgtgagattaagttcaggtgctcaggtggagcaaggccacctcacaggctcagttccctcaaggggtttatgtgaagaccttcaacaatggatcagggctcctgcctgcttggggagccctggtctgctcccacctccgctgctgcctcctgagggggtctgagttatgggggtaccccattcccctcttggcaagccaagaagaccctctcaccaacctttggggcccatgggtggaagGACCCACttagccactggagattctgtccctgaatcctgctcGGATGCACTCCCctcggtgctgcgtggccaaggcaggcctgggctctgctctgggtccgcagtgcaaaggaccttttgtgagaggttttcaggcccctctggagcagaaatctcatctgctccattgttctgtggcttctgctgctccagaatttgttgggagttcttttttacagatattttatgggctgtgtgttcggagctagtatatgtgtgtctttctactttaccatcttggctctgcccctggagAGAATAATTCTATGATCAGCCCAGCATCCTGAGCTATGCATTGCCTTTGCcgctctcacatcctgtctgtctcttcttacaataATATAATCTACTAagtgccaatgtttgctgtgaggtatatccatgaagttttattgcatttaagtaaaagaaagaaagcattggTGATGGGATTACGAGATGGACAAATCTTTAATAATAAGTGACTGTTTCTGTTGCTATTTCTgattccattcctcccaaggactctcTGCCATGTCTGATAGTCCGTGTTTACTCTGACAGTAAAatcatccagaattataagcttatccTCTTTCAGTACATCAACTATGAGGGTCTTCaggtcttcataaattttttctttgacctaatCAGGGTTCATCCAGGTGAGAGCATATGCACTGATGCTGTTGGTGTGACACTTTCCTGCAACTGGAATCACATTGTCATaagtctgtcattcactccttttggtaggcatacaagcttgtctactagattagttttgattgcaaacaGAAGTGGAAGGTAAATCCAGTGTTAACAGAAGAATGTAGGAAAGTCCAGACGTAGGAGCCAATGGCCAGATAAGCATATGCCCTTGATTCATGATGTTTATGTAATGTAGGGGCTTACAAATAGCTATGCTGAGATTGTAGGtcatggagatgaggaggaaatcttcaacagtgtcaaaggtcacAAAAAAGATCAGTACAGCTCAGCAGTTATAGGATGTGACCTTGTTCTGTATGAGGAGCCCAGCTATGTCCTTAGATGTAATAGTAAAGAGTTGGCAAAATCCACCTGAAAGGACCTGCTGAGTTAAAAGTATTTGGAGGTGTTGAGATTCTAGAGTCCCAGGAAGTCAGAGCTACCATCCTCAGGATCTCCATGAGGATGATTTGGTAAATGAGCATAGATATAATAGAGAGAGAAGGATCTGAAGCTCAAGGGCATCCATTAAtccttataaaataaaaataagacacaTTCACCTCTGAACCTTTGACCCTGGATGCCATCTCTATGGTGAGTTATTCACTACTGATAGGAATTTTTATAAAATACACCAGCAGAATTAGAGAGGCCACATGAGGCCATACAAAGAGCTCTGGCTTTAGCCTCAGAGGACATTTGGAATCTTTGTAACTTCCTACGtgaatgaccttgagcaagtaactcAATACTTTAGGGGCACatttttctcacctctaaaacTAAGGGGTTGATCTAAATGATTTCTGAAgtaccttccagctttaaattgaTGATCCTACAATTATGTCAGCACAACAGATGATTTTCATGCATAGTCCATGACTAAAGACATATTCTGTGTGAAGGGAAGAAATTGGGACCCAAAGGACAAAAAGCATCTAGGGAATGATCAAGGTGACTGTTCTACTATTCATTAATTATTTCACTGACTTGGTAGTGACATTAAATTTCTTTGATTCCTGGATACTTCTTGCCTTTTTCCCATTTCGCTGATTCAGCcacttctgactcttcatgaccctgtggaccataacATCCATgaggtttccttagcaaagatactggagtgctttgtcatttccttctccagtggattcaAGTAAACAAAGGGGAAGTGgctcgtccagggtcacacaagcagtaagtaTGTGAAGCttatatgaactcaggtcttcttgaatccaggcccagggctctatccatccTATGGAGGTAAAATTTCACAGAGTGCTGCATCACAGCTCAGGGCAGACAGATATCTTCTTCTCTGGtgatcatcagcatagagatgaatGTGAGAATGCATAGGGTGGGAGAGATAGCCACTTTCTCATGAAGATAGTttactctgatttttaaaaaagataaaaaaggaaataggatgagaatcaagaaagggaaaagagaaacaggaaagactGAGAGCCTAATTGGAAACGAGcttcaagaaaataaaactacTAAATTAAGAATAATTCAAAATGAGAGAAAAGTGTAATaaacaagaggaagaaaggaagaaaaccagtGGATTTAGTGTTGTTTTAAAGTAGAAAAAGTCAAAATAACCAAAGAGTCTATGTATTATGTTtacagagaaagatggaaaaatcATGAGTTTGAAAAAAATGCCAGTATAGACAAATGGAGGAAATACAAAACTGTTTAGTTAAGTGTGACTGTTGATTGAATGAtccactgaaataaaaaaaaaaaattgattgcaTAAGAAAAACACACAATGTGTTGCTTACAATAAAcgcatttaaaaaatgaaaatacacacAACATTTATCTGTTttgaatatagacctagtagaagAACAGTGGAATCAATGACAAGAGTGGTTTAATAAACTTTTGCTTATaattctaaattcctttccagaatggttgtacatAGGTGCATGAAGGATGCaccaatgtgcctgttttcccacagcctcttCAATGTTTATCATTTATCTCTTTTGTAATCTCTGCCACTATGATGAATTTAAGGTGGaatctcagaactgttttaatttacatttctctgattaCTAGCAGGGGCAACTAAGATAattggatagagggctgggcctcaagtcaggaagagtGTTCTTCTTGAGTTcgaatcaggcctcagatacttaccataCTTACCaagggtgaccttgggcaattcatttaaccttgattttctcagtttcatcatctgtaaaatgaactggataaggaaatagTAAAGTTTTCTagcagctttgccaagaaaacatcagatgaggtcacaaagaattggacatgatttaAAAATGATTAAGCAACAATTACTGGAACATTTTTTATTAGGCTATTGataatttggtattttcttgataACTCCCTCTTCATATTGCTggactatcaattggggaatagctattttttctcataaatttgaatctgttcctaatatatcttggaaatgaggtcctttaaaaaaaatttgctgtAGAGATTTCCCCTTATTTAATCATTTCCCTTTCAATCTTAGttttattagatttgtttgtgcaaaatattttaattttatgtaaataaaattatcattCCTAGTATGATTACTAAGTGTTCTCCTGTTCATAGGAGAGGtgttttttttgtcatggaagTCATAATCtgagaggtattttcttccaagTTTCTTAATTTGTTTGCAACAAGACTTTTATATCTATGATTACTTTTATGTAAGGCATGAGGTGTTGGTCTAAGTGTAATCTACTCTATATTACTATCTATCACATTTTCCCATAGTTTTTTTTGTCAAATCCTTATCCAAATAGCTGATGAAAGAACTTTATAAACTATGTAATATATTTATCGTTATTACAGCCAGTATCATCATTATGATTACTATCCGTTCATCTTTCCTAATTCCTGGACAGCAACGCAAACCTTGATTTTACCCTGACCAATTCTATAATCAGGGGTACTGCATTGGCTTATCTGTGCACATGTTGTTTACCCCAATAAAATTCAGGCTCCTGGAGAATCTATTTGTTTTGCCATCACATCGTACGGtatttggcacttaataaatatttgttgtttgaaaagagaaagacagagagagtgagtgagacagggagacagaatGAAAAGAACAGGGAGTTgaaaggagagtgagagaaaaagaaagaaaaaatgagagagaggaagaaagagagagacagagaaatatatagagagaaacagagagagagagagagagagagagagagagagagagagagagagagagagagagagagagagagagaggaaggctaAACAATACTCTGTTATTTTGTTGATTCAAGAGTTCCATTCAACAATGCTTATGCCAGCCCACTGATGGCTACCTGTTCTGGACAACTCTCATTATTTATGATTTTCCAAATTTTTACCCCAAGGGGTTCATTCCAATATGCTAAAGGatttcctttaatttctcctGACTTGTCAGGGATACCAGTGTGGTACTCTAGCCTTTCATTTATCATCTGTCACTCTCCCTAGATGATGAGACCATCTTATCTTTCTGTCATACAGTCCTTTGATGGAATGCTTTAGTCTTGTTTTTTACAATTCATTGTTGATTCTATGTCCCATTGCCCTCTGTTGGAtgcttatctttctttctttggagacaGTATTATTCCAGGTCTGGTGACCATATGGCAGCATTGGTAGAATATTTGAActgaaaagatgggcctttgctCTTATGGGAAGTCTGAAGGcaatacatttattatttcatagtgttctagcttcagatatttagaaatggaaaggattacTTAGTTCATTTGGGAACTGGTTAAATTTCTAGACCTTAGGACTTTGAGTTCAATGGAATAAGGACCCATAGCTTTCCAAGGGAGCAAGGTTTTCTGGAGAGGACAGACTTTGGCTGGTGCATCAGTTCTCCATCTTGTTCTAGGAAAACTAGTCCCATAAGTATTCTCATTTCTTCTGGAAAGAGCATTACAATCAGTAATTGGCATATGGTTTCACTCAACAATCTTATGAATGCCCCCCTGCAAGAAAACTctctttcctccagtcctctTTATGTCCTATATCTCATATTAGAATGTCCTCATGCAGTCCAATGATCACTtgagcaggagtcaggaagattggaattcaaatctggcatcaggtACCCATGAGctttatgaccatgggcaagttatttaatttctgtttgtctctgtcaactcagctgtaaaatagagataatgatactaacatctacctcccaaagtagttgtgaagattaaatgagatagtattagtaaactgctttccaaaaattaagatttgttattgttattaattattattgttgtcttttttgaggggagagaCTATGTTTCTTTTGTACTTTCATTCCCAGACCATGACCAAAAGTAAGTGTCTGTATAACTATCCAAACATCCATCCATTCACCTATCCATCCTTCCAACCATTCAACATCTATTGTCCCAGGTAAATTTATGAGTATAAattatagacaaggaaatagcTCACCTGCCTTGGGAGAGCTAATTTTCTATTGGACATTCCTAAAGCCATGGAGAAAGACCCTATGCTCACTCTTCCAATCTCCATGCACACCAGCACATTAATTATCCAGAATAAGGTTAGTTATGCCTCTGGGTTCTAGGTCTTTCTCCAGTGTTACCTATTTTGAGCCCTCATTCCAATATGTTTCCAGTTGCCAATGATTAGTTATCCAGGACCATCTAACCAGCTATAAATATGAATCTCTGCTTTTTCTGGGGTGAGTTGAGAAGATGGCTCAGGATTTTTCTGCTTATCATCTGACTTCTAGGAAATCCCAGTATGGTGGACTCCAGGTTCCAGACTTCTGGTGGCTCACTTTCCTGAGCTTTCAAAGCTCACTAAACAGGGAAGAGTAAAtgcaaagaggcaaaaaataagaATCTGGATTTATGAGCTTCATGGTGAGTGGAGGTTGGGAGGGTCTGAAATCTTTTTCCATTTACAGACTTACagcatttctttctccttccatgcTTCTAGGTAGGGGAAAAACTCAAGGACAAACCCTCACTTCAGTTGGTTAGTGCTGTTTGAATGTCCTTGTAACCATTTCCAGGTTCAGAGACAATCACAAGGGATGCTTTTGTAATGTGGTAAGCAGAATAAAATCATTTACCAGATACAGCCTCTTGACTCCATTCTTGGGTCTCAGCCATTTTATAGGCTCTATtagcaagcaaaacaaaatctcagTGCTCTCTAGTGTTGTGAACCTACCACCAGGTTTTCTAATGCTCtgtgaagtcatttttttttttgtcttctgaaaTCATTGGTATAAAATTTGAAATTACTTCTTACATAACAATTGCTAGTATTTAGAAAAAGATTTagccagctaggtggcccagtcaatagagttctgggcctggaggcaggaagacctgagttcaactacTACCTCagtcactagatgtgtgacccttaacaagtcacttcaccccgtttgtctcagtttcttcatttggaaaatgtgctggagaaggaaatagcaaaccacttcagtaactttgcaaagaaaaccccaaaggggtcatgaaatgtaagacatgactgaaaaaaataacttaacAAGTACATGGAAATTTAAGATTTGGgaagtgctttatatatattatttcacttgttttaaaatattagtaTTAGGCATGAAATTATTatcatgaattttaaaataagtaataataatttattattattgctatttgcCAATgtagacagctagatggcacaatgaatgctagggctggagtcaggaggacttatcttcccaagttcaaatctggcatcagacactctCTCGCTCTATTACCCTGGGAAAAtcaattctgtctgcctcagttttctcatctttaaaatgatctggagaaggaaatggcaacaaccacttcaatatctttgccaagaaaccccaaatgtggtcataaaGGGTCAGACATAACTgcaaaaagcaataataatagtattgTATTATAGTTAATTATTAGTATCTTGAAATCTATAACTAGACTGGTAGAAAATAAAAGTTCCCTGAAAAACCATAAGGTTccacaaaaagtaaaataaactcATAGTCTGTAGGACTTCAAGAGACCTTAGTTATCACTGATTCCAACCAACtcattttaaatgtgaaaaaaatgaactATCAGAGAGTTTGTCTGAGTtcacagaaagaataaaaaagggacAAAATTTCCACTGAGAACCACCAACTCCATTTGTTCTGTGCATTTCACAATATTGTATCTTTATCATGGAATGGGAGAGGATAATGGTTGTCCATGTACATTTCCTCCAATATCCTTACAAGCTGATATTTCAGGTGATTACCACACAGTTAATGCCAAGTTGTCCTGTATAACaatcattattaccattttctgtttttctggtagactagaTATATACCTGATTATGGCAAGATTTATTGGAAGAAAATTAGTTATTTAACATATTGTTATATTTTAGTTCAGATTGCTAACTTTATCTGTGTGAGAAATTCTTTCCATTAATGTAAACAGACACTTCAACCATAACTTATTATCTTAGAGCTTTCATGGAATActttgaagttaagtgacttgttgagtgTTCTACCAATAGTATGTGTCTGAATGTGATATTCTtatatggtgatgatgatgacaaaaatGATACAGCCAGTTCCTTTTGGTGGGCATATTATTATGGCTTCTTCCTCAGGACACAGATTTCATGATAGCAAACTCTTCTCCTGTCCCAGGATGGCAGAACAGCATGGTCAAATGCCAAGTTTCATAAGCATGAAGTCAGGGAACCTGAAGTCCATACTCAATTCTGCCATTTTCTAGCTTCACGACCTTAgcaaagtcatttcccttctctgaggtTCTTCTCCATTATGTGAAGAAAGGGGATGTGAAAACATAATGTCTCAGGTGTCTTCCAGCTTTAATCCATGATCTTATCCTGCTACATTCCTAGAGTAGACAATTGCTACAATGAGGGATATACAGGGATCATAGGGTGTCACTTTAAAGGGGGTTAAGTCTGTTTATAAAAAGTTTGTAGTTTGAACCACATTGGTTCTCCTGGGTGTAGAGACTCAAAAAATGGTGATACGGACCTAATCAATCAATTagtcagttgacaagcatttattgagcacatgcaatgaaatggaagaaactGAATAAGTATAAGTTGTGGGAAATGAGGCAACGGAGAAGTGCCTTCCAAAGGCTATTTTTCTGGATCTTTCCTCCTTCACAGACTCTCAGAGGCTGCCTTTCTGCTCAAGGCTGTTTTCAGAGCATTTTTGACATCTTTGTTCCTTAAGGTATAAATGATGGGGTTGAGGAGGGGAGTGACAAAGGTATAGACTAATGCAAGATACTGATCCTCATCTGCAGGGGTGTTTGAAGGGGGCCGAAAGTAGACCAAACTGCAGCAGCCATATTGTAGTAGGACCACAGTGAGATGGGAAGAGCAGGTGGAGAAGGCTCTTTGGCGTCCCTCAGCTGAAGGGATGTGCAAGATGGTGATAGTAATGAAGACATAGGAAATGGAGATGAGCAGGAAAGGGGTGGTCAATACAATCATGCTTATGACATAAAGGACCGCCTGTGGTACACGAGTGTCAGCACAGGCCAGGTGTAGTACAGGAGGTATATCACAGAAGAAATGATTGATTTCCAGTAAGTGTCCACAGAAGGGCAAGGTAAAGACCAATGATGTGAGtggcagggaaaggaagagagccaGGCCCAGGGAACCAGTCACCATTTGAGTACACAGCTGTGGGGTAATGATGAGTGTATATTGTAGGGGATGGCAGATGGCCACATAACGGTCATATGCCATGACAGCCAACAGGAAACAATCAGTGCTGCCAAGGGTAGCAAAAAAGAACATCTGAGTAGCACAACCAGAAAATGAAAGGGGTTTCCTGGCCCCAATGATGTTGGAGAGCATCAGTGGTACCAATGCAGTGGTATAACAGATCTCCAGAAAGGACAAGTTGGacaggaagaaatacatgggGGTATGCAGGgagatgtgtgtatacacagcccAGACAATGGCAGTATTCCCACAGAGAATCATTAtatagaggaaaaggaaaaagcagaagagGAGGGCCTGGACCTTCGGGGAAGAGGAGAACATTCGAAATATAAACTCAGTGGGGCCAGATTGGTTTAGATGAATAGTATCAGGAGAAGACATGTCACctatcaaagaaaaatagaaaatcaagcTCTATTACTgtatttccttgataatatctgcAACTCTCAATTTTGTTTCTAGACTGAAAGAATTTTGaactttcaacatttattaaggatccgTTAGCAGAAGTAATTTTATGCCTTTGGTATTCAATTCCATTGGTTTGTAGAGGGAGTGagatttgatgacttctaaggtaccACCTTTCTCTTGCAGTCTCCTAGTGTATATTATCAGTGCACAACCTCTCTGTATTCATTCTCCCAACCCTGCACTTGAAAAGGCAAGTTGAGTCTCCAGAGGCCAGTTCACTAGCATTCTAGCGGTAATCCTGAGTGGTTGTGATTTTAACATCATTGATCATGAGTTCCCATTCCAAGGGACCTTCCCAATATTAATTAACCAGTGGATATTAATTTGCttttatataggtatatgtacTGAGAAGTTTTATAAAAGATAGAAGTTAGAAAAAACCTCTTCTGAAACCAAGAGGTACATTCTTCCTTCCATGTAATTTGAATCCTTGAAGAGCATAGATTCAAATATACAGTGGTTGGTACAAAATATTCCGCTTCAACCCAGGGGCCTGCCTACCCTTATGCACTCACATGGTTACACACACagaatatgcatacacatacacaaacatgcacaAGAAAATCCACAGGGAGAGTAGACTTAAACTGCATTGATAAAGGTGCCAAGGAAGTCAAATACTGGACGTAAGTCCTCATGTGGTACCTTCTGGGTCTGGGTATCTTTTTCTGCACTTGTCTATCCATCAAAATTACTTCTGGGAGTGACAGAGTCAATGGATTTTGAGTAAGCTTCCTAGTTTTGTTGGGCCAGCCTCTTGTAGGATGAGATTTAATGACTGCTAGAGCAATTCAATGCTGGTTTGCATCAAGGTAGACAATTACTGCTTCTATCAGCTTTAGTATTCTCTGCTACTGTCACCAGTATATCAGGGCACTTGAGATGGTTCTTCTGATGTTTTGATCAGTTTCTCACCTGATTCATTCAATCTCCAAATTAACATTCACCTAAGATCAGCAAACAAGAAACTATAAAAAAGGCACCATGCCTTTCATGGCTCAAAGGTATCAGGTGAATATTCTAAGGAGGAAAACATGTAAAAGATAAATATCTATACATAGACCATTTCCATTTTGTAgaggaaaagactgaacaaagaGAAGATGTGGTGCTTTGTTTAAGGTCATCTAACTGGGAAATTCTGGAGTCAGGATTTCAACCTAGTTCACTTAACTCTAAGGCCGATACAGTAAACTTCTATCCATAGGGCTACAAGGGTGAAGATacagaagaagcaaaagaaaggaagaggaaaaagggaagagggggacaactatagagggaagaggaagaaggatagTTGTTACTAGATTCCCCCCTTGTGTTGGTATACCTCCCTCTTCCAACTGCCATTCATGTTAGAAGTTTGGGTCCCCAGGAAATGGCtgacctcttctcttctcaaggTTCTAGGAGTAGCCCTGAGGGGATGGGGTTTCTATTTATCTTGCTCATGAGCTACCATCAGTTGACACTGATTAGATTTCATAAAAAGTGTGTTTTCTGGGAAGGTATAGCAAGAGCAGTAGTtctaaaataattccttcaaaccAGGGGACATTCTTCCCTTGCAAACACATATGCCTTTGAGGAGACTCCAAATTAAAcaatcatgataataataaagcTAGTGCCTTAAGGTtgcaaagtacttaataaatatgatttcattttgtcctcCCCAAatcatgggaggtaggtgctattattatccccattttacagataaaaaaatgaggcaggcagagggTAAGTTACTTctctaggatcacacagtaaatatgtgtgtctgtatttgTATTAAgttcttcctgattgcaggtTCAGCTCTCTCTCCAGTGCCACACTCGGTTTTGATTCAAAGGTAGCCAAGCACACATGTAAAAAATACATGAGACTCCCAGGTAACTCTCTCCTCCTGGCCCCAGAGTCCTTTTCTACAACGACAATCCTTCCAGTTCTTGAAGACCAATGTCACATTTCAGCAAAATCATATATTTCCAGCGCTTGACCAAGACTCAAAAGACCTGAGTCTTGGATCCTTTTCTATTCTTACCTGCTGTGTCACATTGGACGAATCAATTTTACTTTCTAATACTCACTTAACTAAAGGAAATAAGGAATGTGGAATATGTTGTTTGCATGGTTGCTTTTACTTTTTAaccctatgatcctgtgataGCAGCATTATTGGGAACCTAggaaaagatggatagatagcatCATGTTTTTGGAACCAAGCAGGTTCCTACTAAATGGTGAGACCTCACCCATAGTACAGACTTAGCTATTGCTGTGGAGGGCATTACCATTTTCCTAGTCATCCAAACTTCCAATATAGATGTTATCAACCActcactttctctcactctccAGATCCAATTATTCGCCATGTCTCATACTTTCTACCTCCTTAACATCTATTGAatattccctctttcttcctctgacactgccaccaccctattACAGGTCCCAATCTCCATATGCCTAGGCTACTGCAGTAGCCTACCAGCTGGTCTCCCTTTCACAAGTCTCTACTCATTCCAACCCACCCTTCACTTAGCTGCCAAAATTGTCTTCCTAAAGCTTAGTTTTAACTAAATTCTCACCTATTCTGTCTTCCTCCACTCAATCAACTCCTATGTCTGTCAAGTGTctccagaattaaatataaaatcctttctttaaaagctattttaatttttatcccttcttacctttccagtcttcatacaCAGTATACTGTCCCatttattctgtgatccagtggcaTTGTTGTCCTTGCTATTCCTTGCATAAGACATTTAATCTCCTTAgagtattttctctggctgtccccctaAGCTGGAATGCTatcctcctggcttctctggttttAGTCATATTAAATAATTAGTGAGGGATTGGCTTCCACTTCTCACCACCCATCATATACAGTTAGTGTGAAATGAGGCATGTGCTTCCAGACATATAAAATACACTGATATTTTGCTTGACTGAACTAATTTGTTTCAGGAAGGGTTCTAATGTGGCAGGGGGAAGTCAttgagaaatgacagtgatacattaaaaaagaaagaacatcaatcaaattattttgaagaaaagGAGGATTTCTTAGATGTAGTGCATGAGACATTAAAAAGAAA
The DNA window shown above is from Notamacropus eugenii isolate mMacEug1 chromosome 2, mMacEug1.pri_v2, whole genome shotgun sequence and carries:
- the LOC140523329 gene encoding olfactory receptor 10Q1-like, with translation MSSPDTIHLNQSGPTEFIFRMFSSSPKVQALLFCFFLFLYIMILCGNTAIVWAVYTHISLHTPMYFFLSNLSFLEICYTTALVPLMLSNIIGARKPLSFSGCATQMFFFATLGSTDCFLLAVMAYDRYVAICHPLQYTLIITPQLCTQMVTGSLGLALFLSLPLTSLVFTLPFCGHLLEINHFFCDIPPVLHLACADTRVPQAVLYVISMIVLTTPFLLISISYVFITITILHIPSAEGRQRAFSTCSSHLTVVLLQYGCCSLVYFRPPSNTPADEDQYLALVYTFVTPLLNPIIYTLRNKDVKNALKTALSRKAASESL